One genomic window of Desulfuromonas sp. AOP6 includes the following:
- a CDS encoding ATP-binding protein, giving the protein MMRPKRLLWQFYIPCLLIILLSLLVLTWYFSNTLRSSYLKQTKEDLMARARLVTVQVKGLFAVSQSPYLETLVAELGQDSATRITLIMPSGVVLADSDEEAARMENHAGRPEVVEAMQGSTGRSVRFSHTIQQDMMYVALPVAENGAITGVVRTAMAITALDETLDTLLRRVILGGVVAAVLAALLSLLVSRRISQPLEMMKQGAERFSRGELQQPLVVRGSAEVRSLAEAMNKMAAQLDERIRTVLRQRNEQEAVLASMVEGVLAVDAEERILRLNRAAEKLLTLDSAEVQGRRIQEVVRKADLQRFIAQALSSPEAVEGDIVFHGDPERFLQAHGTALRGSQGQRIGVLIVLNDVTRLRRLETMRRDFVANVSHELKTPITAIKGFVETLLDGAINQPEDAQRFLSIICKQADRLNAIIDDLLDLSRIEQGAERHQIDLQPGAVDEVVRAAIQSCEMQAQEREILVEQAVDESLRARFNPPLIEQALVNLISNAIKYSSEGSRVLVEGRQSADGVVIRVIDQGCGIAREHLPRLFERFYRVDKARSRKQGGTGLGLAIVKHIVQTHGGRVAVESVPGKGSTFSIILPSDLRS; this is encoded by the coding sequence ATGATGCGTCCCAAGCGGTTGCTCTGGCAGTTCTATATTCCCTGTCTGCTCATCATTCTTCTCTCCCTGCTGGTGCTGACCTGGTATTTTTCCAACACCCTGCGCTCATCCTACCTTAAGCAGACAAAAGAAGATCTGATGGCCCGGGCGCGCCTGGTCACCGTGCAGGTCAAAGGGCTTTTCGCCGTCTCCCAGTCGCCCTATCTCGAAACGCTGGTCGCTGAATTAGGCCAGGACTCGGCGACGCGAATTACCCTCATCATGCCCTCGGGTGTGGTGCTGGCCGACTCGGACGAAGAAGCCGCCCGTATGGAAAACCATGCGGGGCGGCCGGAGGTTGTGGAGGCGATGCAGGGGAGCACCGGTCGCTCTGTCCGTTTCAGCCATACCATCCAGCAGGACATGATGTACGTCGCTCTTCCGGTGGCGGAGAACGGTGCCATCACCGGCGTGGTACGGACCGCCATGGCGATCACGGCTTTGGACGAAACCCTGGACACCCTGCTGCGTCGGGTCATCCTGGGCGGGGTGGTGGCGGCGGTGCTGGCGGCTCTGCTGAGCCTGCTCGTCTCCCGCCGCATCAGTCAGCCTTTGGAGATGATGAAGCAGGGCGCTGAGCGCTTTTCCCGGGGCGAGCTGCAGCAGCCGCTGGTCGTGCGAGGTTCGGCGGAGGTGCGCAGTCTGGCCGAAGCGATGAACAAGATGGCCGCCCAGCTCGATGAACGCATCCGTACGGTGCTGCGCCAGCGCAACGAGCAGGAGGCGGTGCTGGCCAGCATGGTGGAAGGAGTTCTGGCGGTGGATGCGGAGGAGCGCATCCTGCGCCTGAACCGGGCGGCGGAAAAGCTGCTGACTCTCGATTCCGCAGAGGTCCAGGGTCGGCGCATTCAGGAGGTCGTGCGCAAGGCCGATCTGCAGCGGTTTATCGCCCAGGCGCTATCCAGCCCGGAAGCGGTGGAGGGGGATATCGTCTTTCACGGTGACCCCGAGCGTTTTCTGCAGGCCCACGGTACGGCCCTGCGCGGCTCCCAAGGGCAGCGCATCGGCGTCCTTATCGTTCTTAATGACGTGACCCGTCTGCGCCGCCTGGAGACCATGCGTCGGGATTTCGTCGCCAATGTCTCTCACGAACTGAAAACGCCGATTACGGCCATCAAAGGGTTTGTCGAAACCCTCCTCGACGGCGCCATCAACCAGCCGGAAGATGCCCAACGCTTCCTGTCCATCATCTGCAAGCAGGCCGACCGTCTCAATGCCATCATCGATGATCTGCTCGATCTGTCCCGTATTGAGCAGGGCGCCGAACGGCATCAGATCGACCTGCAACCGGGGGCCGTGGACGAAGTGGTGCGAGCGGCCATCCAGTCCTGCGAGATGCAGGCGCAGGAGCGGGAGATCCTGGTAGAGCAGGCCGTGGATGAAAGTCTGCGGGCTCGCTTCAATCCTCCGCTGATCGAGCAGGCCCTGGTCAATCTCATCAGCAACGCCATCAAATATTCCTCCGAAGGCAGTCGGGTGCTGGTGGAAGGGAGGCAGAGCGCCGATGGCGTCGTCATCCGTGTCATCGATCAGGGCTGCGGCATCGCCCGCGAGCATCTGCCCCGTCTGTTCGAGCGCTTCTACCGGGTCGACAAGGCCCGCAGCCGCAAACAGGGGGGCACCGGGCTGGGCCTGGCCATCGTCAAACACATCGTGCAGACCCATGGCGGCCGCGTGGCCGTGGAAAGCGTCCCCGGTAAAGGCAGCACCTTCTCCATCATCCTTCCTTCAGACCTTCGTTCCTAG
- a CDS encoding response regulator transcription factor — protein MSKERILVIEDEEDILALIHYNLAKEGYQVAGAISGEEGLQRARQEPFDLVVLDLMLPGLDGLEVCRALKNTPALAHIPIIMTTAKGEESDVVLGLEMGADDYVTKPFSPKILLARIKAVLRRRSEGEVPAAEEVLRMGELVIHPGRNEVLVGGEPVELTFTEFRVLHFLASRPGWVFTRYQIVNAVRGDDYSVTDRAVDVQIVGLRKKLGPCGKVIETVRGVGYRFKA, from the coding sequence ATGAGCAAAGAGCGCATTCTGGTCATCGAGGACGAAGAGGATATCCTGGCCCTGATCCATTACAACCTGGCCAAGGAGGGCTACCAGGTCGCTGGCGCCATCAGCGGGGAAGAAGGACTGCAGAGGGCTAGACAGGAACCCTTCGACCTGGTGGTTCTCGACCTGATGCTGCCGGGACTCGACGGCCTGGAGGTCTGTCGGGCGCTGAAGAACACCCCGGCCCTGGCCCATATCCCGATCATCATGACCACGGCCAAAGGGGAGGAGTCGGACGTGGTGCTGGGCCTGGAGATGGGCGCTGACGATTATGTCACCAAGCCTTTTTCGCCCAAAATCCTGCTGGCCCGTATCAAGGCGGTGCTGCGACGACGCAGCGAGGGGGAAGTCCCCGCGGCCGAAGAGGTCCTGCGCATGGGCGAGCTGGTCATCCATCCCGGCCGCAACGAGGTGCTGGTCGGCGGTGAGCCCGTCGAACTGACCTTCACGGAGTTTCGCGTCCTGCATTTTCTGGCCAGTCGTCCCGGCTGGGTCTTCACCCGCTACCAGATTGTCAATGCGGTGCGAGGCGACGACTACTCGGTCACCGACCGGGCGGTGGACGTACAGATCGTTGGACTGCGCAAGAAGCTGGGCCCCTGCGGCAAGGTTATCGAAACGGTCCGTGGCGTCGGCTATCGTTTCAAGGCCTGA
- a CDS encoding glucose 1-dehydrogenase produces the protein MSLAGKNILITGGAQGIGRGLAERFLVEGARVMIADIDEEAGRETERELQAAGEVRFFQADVASEEEVGSLVAQTLHTFGGLDVLINNAGIMIRRPLTELSLAEWNRVLAVNLSGAFLCARACAPALRQTKGALLNIASTRALMSEADTESYAASKGGLLALTHALAVSLGPQVRVNCISPGWIDVSGWAKKSVRVQEKLSEADHAQHPAGRVGTPDDIASLAVFLCRPENSFITGQNFVVDGGMTRKMIYVA, from the coding sequence ATGAGTCTAGCAGGAAAAAACATTCTCATCACCGGTGGAGCTCAGGGGATCGGCCGCGGTCTGGCCGAGCGTTTTCTGGTCGAAGGGGCCCGGGTGATGATCGCCGATATCGACGAGGAAGCCGGTCGAGAAACCGAACGGGAACTGCAGGCGGCGGGGGAGGTGCGTTTTTTCCAAGCCGATGTGGCCTCGGAGGAGGAGGTCGGCAGCCTGGTCGCGCAGACGCTGCACACCTTTGGCGGTCTGGATGTGCTGATCAACAACGCCGGCATCATGATCCGCCGGCCTCTGACGGAGCTGAGCCTGGCGGAATGGAACCGGGTCCTGGCCGTCAACCTGAGCGGCGCTTTCCTCTGCGCCCGCGCCTGTGCCCCCGCCCTGCGCCAAACCAAAGGCGCCCTGCTCAATATCGCCTCCACCCGGGCCCTGATGTCCGAGGCCGACACGGAAAGCTATGCGGCTTCCAAGGGGGGGCTTCTCGCTCTCACCCACGCCCTCGCGGTCAGTCTCGGGCCGCAGGTACGGGTGAACTGTATCAGTCCGGGCTGGATCGACGTGTCCGGCTGGGCCAAAAAGTCCGTCCGGGTTCAGGAAAAGTTGAGTGAAGCCGATCATGCCCAGCATCCGGCCGGGCGCGTGGGCACCCCGGACGATATCGCGTCGCTGGCCGTTTTTCTCTGCCGCCCCGAAAACAGCTTCATCACCGGTCAAAATTTTGTAGTAGACGGTGGCATGACGCGCAAAATGATTTACGTCGCGTAG
- a CDS encoding thioredoxin family protein, with the protein MTRKNHFWLGLYALLLASLWIPPLGWTQDPSASAEPAILNLHYYWAANCPHCAEAKPFLEKLTTTYPRLRLIEYEVWSNREHFNRLVALAEHSGSGTVSTPAIHIDDRLWFGFSAETAREVEAFVAQRLGSEVLAATASPGKEYAVRLPLLGEVDGESHSLLLITLVLALLDSFNPCAFFVLFFLLSMLVHAHSRQWMLVVGGTFVFCSGFIYFLFMAAWLNLFLLAGHLPWITVTAGLVALGVAVINIKDFFWFKKGVSLSIPEEAKPKLFARMRSLLGQRRLGPVLAGTLVLAVAANAYELLCTAGFPMVYTRLLTLRLLTTWQYYGYLAFYNLVYILPLLTITLAFTWTLGSRKLSQWEGRVLKLLSGVMMLLLGGVLLLHPAWLNNPAAAGGMLAMAIGSTAVVVVVYRRLYPQGKND; encoded by the coding sequence ATGACAAGAAAAAACCATTTCTGGCTGGGACTCTACGCGTTGCTGCTGGCGAGCCTGTGGATACCGCCGCTGGGATGGACGCAGGATCCGTCAGCTTCCGCTGAGCCGGCAATCCTCAACCTTCATTATTACTGGGCCGCCAACTGTCCGCACTGTGCCGAGGCCAAGCCATTTCTTGAAAAACTGACGACGACCTACCCCCGGTTGCGGCTGATCGAGTACGAAGTCTGGAGTAACCGGGAACATTTCAACCGTCTGGTTGCCTTGGCAGAGCACTCCGGCAGCGGTACCGTCAGCACCCCGGCCATTCACATCGATGACCGTTTGTGGTTCGGTTTCTCAGCGGAGACCGCCCGTGAAGTCGAAGCCTTCGTGGCGCAGCGGCTCGGGTCGGAAGTGTTGGCGGCAACAGCATCGCCAGGGAAGGAATATGCCGTTCGCCTCCCCCTGCTGGGAGAGGTTGACGGTGAAAGCCACTCCCTGCTGCTGATCACTCTGGTTCTCGCCCTGCTCGACAGCTTCAACCCCTGCGCCTTTTTTGTCCTCTTTTTTCTCCTCAGCATGTTGGTGCATGCGCATTCACGCCAGTGGATGCTGGTGGTGGGCGGTACCTTCGTCTTTTGTTCCGGCTTTATCTATTTTCTGTTCATGGCGGCCTGGCTGAATCTCTTTCTGCTGGCCGGCCACCTGCCCTGGATTACGGTGACGGCAGGGCTGGTGGCCCTGGGAGTCGCCGTCATCAACATCAAGGACTTCTTCTGGTTTAAAAAAGGGGTAAGCCTGTCCATTCCCGAGGAGGCCAAGCCGAAGCTCTTTGCCCGCATGCGCTCTCTGCTCGGCCAGCGTCGACTCGGCCCCGTGCTGGCGGGCACCTTGGTGCTGGCTGTGGCGGCCAATGCCTACGAACTGCTCTGTACCGCCGGCTTCCCCATGGTCTATACCCGTCTGCTGACCTTGCGTCTACTGACAACATGGCAGTATTATGGCTACCTTGCATTCTACAACCTTGTTTACATCCTGCCGCTGTTGACCATCACCCTGGCCTTTACCTGGACCCTGGGCTCACGCAAGCTCAGCCAGTGGGAAGGCCGGGTGCTCAAGTTGCTGTCGGGTGTAATGATGCTGCTTTTGGGCGGCGTGCTGCTGCTCCACCCAGCCTGGCTCAACAATCCGGCCGCCGCCGGCGGAATGCTGGCGATGGCCATCGGGTCGACGGCTGTGGTCGTGGTCGTCTATCGCCGCCTCTATCCACAGGGAAAAAATGATTGA
- a CDS encoding phosphoenolpyruvate carboxylase, whose translation MPRNENYWYPVDQMERLYELTSRQEESKDIPLRRDVRSLGKMLGTVIREQAGLDLYNTEEELRQLAIRHREQLAKAGAGALEDPVESELMQQALALVRNLSVAQSHTIIKAFATFFELTNLAETNHRKRRRRAERLQAGAPDKAGSMRGTLLRLQKKGLDLDAVLERLTRIEIIPVFTAHPTEVARRVVRFKRRRIGQQLEELDRLPLGEAEVQRSQQEILSDITALWQSDEVRRRKPTVGDEIRMGFDHYLNALLPPTHELYLDLAAALQEVYGRRIEAHDLPTVLRYGSWIGGDRDGNPFVTPESTIEALVQARTLILGHYLEAVSLLQELLTPSTCRVPVSRAITQRLEAYRQAYPFFEQSLSDSFPCENYRQLLGFVHYRLQGALSQPRTAEGYDVASEFAEDLELMRDSLRENGGERLASQWLDPLLRKVDTFGFHLHTLDIRQHARVHSQALQELAVGAKGCTESAENFPTPPSRQTEELLKALRTIADQKKHGNAQAIRSYVISGASGVADIRALVWLCELAGIVVKGNKRGEDPGLMPVPLFESIEDLRNAPAICRSLWTAADYQPYLDSWGRWQEIMLGYSDSNKDGGMITSTWEIFKAHRALHRVAEECQVKLCLFHGRGGTVGRGGGPTHRAIVAQPPGAFTGTFKLTEQGEVISFKYSDPQLALRNQELMVAASLEALCPSLLDCPDIPARWEEAMEEISGYAFARYRDKIAENPDILRYFEQATPVLEFELAKIGSRPSRRKDSQSLDDLRAIPWGFGWMQSRHVIPGWFGVGYAFERFIGEDRNREELLRKMMEEFPFFSDMMRNIELALTKVDLPLARLYAELVTDSDVRQRVFDLFVDEFSRTRRMLLALTGQQRLLEKNQPLSRSLELRKPYVDPLSLIQVELLRRKRSQEEDDELNYALAATINGIAAGLRNTG comes from the coding sequence ATGCCCCGCAATGAAAACTACTGGTATCCCGTCGACCAGATGGAACGTCTGTATGAATTGACCAGTCGGCAGGAAGAGAGCAAGGACATCCCTCTGCGCCGGGATGTGCGGTCTCTCGGCAAGATGCTCGGCACCGTCATCCGCGAGCAGGCGGGTCTGGACCTCTACAACACGGAGGAAGAGCTGCGGCAACTGGCTATCCGCCACCGTGAGCAATTGGCCAAGGCGGGAGCGGGCGCGCTGGAAGATCCGGTGGAGAGCGAGCTTATGCAACAGGCTCTGGCCCTGGTGCGCAATCTCTCCGTGGCCCAGTCCCACACCATCATCAAGGCTTTCGCCACCTTTTTCGAACTGACCAACCTGGCCGAGACCAACCACCGCAAGCGGCGGCGGCGGGCCGAACGCCTGCAGGCTGGCGCACCGGACAAGGCGGGGTCGATGCGCGGGACCCTGCTGCGGCTGCAAAAGAAAGGACTGGATCTCGACGCCGTCCTCGAACGCCTGACGCGCATCGAGATCATCCCGGTTTTCACCGCCCATCCGACGGAAGTCGCCCGCCGGGTTGTTCGCTTCAAACGCCGGCGCATCGGCCAACAGCTCGAAGAACTTGACCGACTCCCCCTCGGTGAAGCGGAAGTCCAACGGAGTCAGCAGGAGATACTCTCCGATATCACCGCCCTGTGGCAGAGTGACGAGGTGCGCCGCCGCAAGCCGACGGTAGGCGACGAGATCCGCATGGGCTTCGACCACTACCTCAATGCCCTGCTTCCACCGACCCATGAACTGTATCTTGACCTGGCCGCCGCCCTGCAGGAGGTCTACGGAAGGCGGATCGAAGCGCACGACCTGCCGACAGTGCTCCGCTACGGTTCGTGGATTGGCGGTGATCGGGACGGCAACCCCTTTGTCACCCCGGAGTCGACCATCGAGGCCCTGGTCCAGGCCCGCACCCTCATTCTGGGTCATTATCTCGAAGCCGTCAGCCTGCTGCAGGAGCTGCTCACCCCCTCCACCTGCCGGGTTCCCGTTTCCCGCGCCATCACCCAACGCCTGGAGGCTTACCGCCAGGCCTATCCTTTCTTCGAACAGAGCCTGTCCGACAGTTTCCCCTGTGAAAACTACCGGCAGCTGCTCGGCTTCGTGCACTACCGTCTGCAGGGAGCCCTGAGCCAACCCCGAACCGCCGAGGGCTACGACGTCGCCTCCGAGTTTGCCGAAGATCTGGAACTCATGCGGGACAGCCTGCGAGAGAACGGCGGCGAGCGTTTGGCAAGCCAATGGCTCGACCCGCTGCTGCGCAAGGTCGACACCTTCGGTTTCCACCTGCACACCCTCGACATTCGCCAACATGCCCGGGTGCATAGCCAAGCACTGCAAGAGCTGGCCGTCGGCGCAAAGGGTTGCACCGAATCCGCCGAGAACTTTCCAACACCCCCTTCCCGCCAGACGGAAGAGCTGCTTAAAGCCCTGCGCACCATCGCCGACCAGAAAAAACACGGCAACGCCCAGGCCATTCGCAGCTATGTCATCAGCGGAGCCAGCGGCGTGGCCGATATCCGTGCGCTGGTGTGGCTGTGTGAATTGGCGGGCATTGTGGTCAAAGGGAATAAAAGGGGGGAAGATCCCGGCCTGATGCCTGTCCCTCTGTTTGAATCCATCGAGGATCTGCGTAACGCCCCTGCCATCTGCCGCAGCCTGTGGACCGCCGCCGATTACCAGCCCTATCTCGACTCCTGGGGACGCTGGCAGGAGATCATGCTCGGCTATTCGGACTCCAACAAGGACGGCGGCATGATCACCAGCACCTGGGAGATTTTCAAAGCCCACCGTGCCCTGCATCGGGTCGCTGAGGAATGCCAGGTGAAACTGTGCCTTTTTCACGGCCGCGGCGGCACCGTGGGGCGCGGTGGCGGCCCCACCCACCGGGCCATCGTCGCCCAGCCGCCGGGGGCGTTCACCGGCACCTTCAAACTCACGGAACAGGGCGAAGTGATCAGCTTCAAGTATTCCGACCCCCAGTTGGCGCTGCGCAACCAGGAACTCATGGTCGCCGCCTCGCTGGAAGCGCTGTGCCCTTCTCTGCTGGACTGTCCGGATATTCCCGCCCGCTGGGAAGAAGCCATGGAAGAAATCTCCGGTTACGCCTTTGCTCGCTACCGGGACAAGATCGCCGAGAATCCCGACATTCTCCGCTACTTCGAACAAGCCACACCCGTCCTTGAATTCGAACTGGCCAAGATTGGCTCACGGCCCTCGCGCCGCAAAGACAGTCAGAGTCTCGACGACCTGCGCGCCATCCCCTGGGGCTTTGGCTGGATGCAGAGTCGCCACGTTATTCCCGGCTGGTTTGGGGTCGGTTATGCGTTTGAGCGCTTTATCGGGGAGGATCGCAACAGAGAAGAACTGCTTCGGAAAATGATGGAAGAGTTTCCGTTTTTTTCAGACATGATGCGCAACATTGAGCTGGCCCTGACCAAGGTCGACCTTCCCCTGGCCCGCCTCTACGCCGAACTGGTGACGGACAGCGATGTGAGGCAGCGCGTTTTCGATCTCTTTGTCGACGAGTTTAGCCGCACGCGCCGAATGCTGCTGGCTCTCACCGGTCAGCAGCGGCTGCTGGAAAAAAACCAGCCCCTGTCCCGTTCCCTGGAGTTGCGAAAACCCTACGTCGACCCCTTGAGTCTCATCCAGGTCGAACTGCTGCGTCGCAAGCGCTCCCAGGAAGAGGACGATGAATTGAACTATGCGCTGGCAGCCACCATCAACGGTATTGCCGCCGGCTTGCGCAATACCGGGTAA
- a CDS encoding HD domain-containing phosphohydrolase, with amino-acid sequence MKRFVVSLFFRSIGAKLALFVLLLIAVITAASAFLVINILDRFLVAEMVKRGQSIALSATTPAGFSILSGDRLALDNLAAKIKDSQQDILYLAIVDTEGKILAHNDLSKAGQSYTLVPGALLDRGENGTVRRIVQDGVDGYEFSSSVHFAGSHVGQVFLGIDAANLEASRSSARHQIAWISVAALLGGVAGAILLSRIITGPIQRLANGVNRIKQGDYHVTLVPRSRDELGELTRRFNEMAGVIQGQKDSLQKYAENLESSYSDTVRILAAAIDARDQYTYGHSSRVAGLSLLLGEKLGLSADELKELEMACFLHDVGKIRIPDDVLNKQGTLDEQEAKLIRCHPSYGAEILGLADSLHRYIPAVLQHHEFYDGSGYPAGLKGSQIHLHAQIVALADSFDAMISSRPYRSGRSRDAAVREIRKCRGSQFSPELTDLFVKILPEFDAGRRPSFMGDGL; translated from the coding sequence ATGAAGAGGTTTGTAGTATCCCTTTTTTTCCGCAGCATCGGGGCCAAGCTGGCCCTGTTCGTTTTGCTGCTCATTGCCGTTATCACCGCCGCGTCGGCATTTTTGGTTATCAACATCCTCGATCGTTTCCTGGTGGCGGAAATGGTCAAGCGGGGACAGTCCATCGCCCTGAGCGCCACGACACCGGCCGGTTTCAGTATCCTTTCAGGTGACCGATTGGCCCTCGACAATCTGGCCGCCAAGATCAAGGACTCGCAGCAGGACATCCTTTATCTGGCAATTGTCGATACCGAAGGGAAGATTCTGGCCCACAATGACCTGTCCAAGGCAGGGCAGAGCTACACGCTGGTTCCGGGCGCGCTGCTGGACCGGGGGGAGAATGGAACGGTTCGCCGGATTGTCCAGGACGGGGTGGATGGCTACGAGTTTTCCAGCAGCGTCCATTTCGCCGGTAGTCACGTCGGTCAAGTTTTTCTCGGCATCGATGCCGCCAACCTGGAAGCCAGCCGCAGCAGCGCCCGCCATCAGATCGCCTGGATCAGTGTGGCCGCCCTGCTGGGGGGAGTTGCTGGTGCCATTCTGTTGTCGCGGATCATCACCGGCCCCATCCAGCGGCTGGCTAACGGTGTCAACCGCATCAAGCAGGGGGATTACCATGTGACCCTTGTTCCGCGCAGCCGAGATGAACTGGGGGAACTGACCCGCAGATTTAATGAGATGGCAGGGGTGATTCAAGGGCAGAAGGATAGTCTGCAGAAATATGCCGAGAATCTGGAGTCATCCTACAGCGATACCGTGCGCATTCTGGCCGCCGCCATCGACGCGCGGGATCAGTATACCTATGGACATTCTTCCCGGGTGGCCGGGCTTTCTCTTCTTCTCGGAGAAAAACTGGGGTTGTCGGCAGATGAGCTCAAAGAACTGGAAATGGCCTGTTTTCTACACGATGTCGGCAAAATCCGCATCCCGGATGATGTGTTGAATAAGCAGGGAACCCTGGATGAACAGGAGGCGAAGCTCATACGCTGCCATCCAAGTTATGGCGCCGAGATCCTCGGGCTGGCCGATTCGCTTCACCGCTACATTCCGGCCGTCCTGCAGCACCATGAATTTTATGACGGCAGCGGTTATCCCGCTGGTCTTAAGGGGAGCCAGATTCACCTTCACGCCCAGATTGTCGCCCTGGCAGACAGCTTTGACGCCATGATCTCTTCACGACCCTATCGGTCCGGGCGTTCACGGGATGCGGCTGTACGGGAAATCCGGAAGTGCCGCGGCAGCCAGTTTTCCCCCGAATTAACCGACCTGTTCGTCAAGATACTTCCGGAATTCGACGCGGGCCGGCGGCCATCCTTTATGGGAGATGGTTTATGA